From Amphritea atlantica, a single genomic window includes:
- a CDS encoding alpha-ketoglutarate-dependent dioxygenase AlkB, giving the protein MKELQIPQGTLLLEPDFIADNEANNLFQSLQQQLDWQQAEIRMFGRMVRIPRLQCFQGDPGINYRYSGLTLQTEPWHPLIQTLKQRVESFAEHTFNTVLINYYRDGKDSMGWHSDDEPELGINPVIASLNLGQARRFLLRHRFDKTIPQRELLLNSGSLLIMAGQLQHYWHHSVPKTNRLLEGRINLTFRHTFTTDTQME; this is encoded by the coding sequence ATGAAAGAGCTTCAGATCCCTCAGGGGACGTTACTGCTGGAGCCGGATTTTATTGCCGATAATGAGGCCAACAACCTGTTTCAGTCACTTCAGCAACAGTTGGACTGGCAACAGGCAGAGATCAGAATGTTTGGCCGGATGGTCCGCATTCCCCGCCTGCAATGTTTTCAGGGAGATCCCGGCATCAACTATCGCTATTCAGGCCTGACCCTGCAAACCGAGCCCTGGCACCCGCTGATCCAGACGCTGAAGCAGCGCGTAGAATCATTCGCTGAGCACACGTTTAATACCGTGTTGATCAACTATTACCGCGACGGCAAAGACAGTATGGGATGGCACAGCGACGATGAGCCGGAGCTGGGCATAAACCCGGTGATCGCCTCCCTCAATCTGGGACAAGCGCGCCGCTTTCTGTTGCGCCACCGATTCGACAAAACCATCCCTCAGCGAGAGCTCTTGCTCAACAGTGGCTCTCTGCTGATAATGGCGGGTCAGTTACAACATTACTGGCACCACAGCGTGCCCAAAACCAACAGGCTGCTGGAGGGACGAATCAACCTGACCTTCCGGCATA
- a CDS encoding ribose-phosphate pyrophosphokinase — translation MKTILINLESDPQLEAQLLDELKAQKGEIELRRFPDDESYLRVLTDCKDHNVVIFCNLYQPDNKILRLLLLADTVRQMGAVKIGLITPYLAYMRQDKQFHEGECVSSRPFARLISASLDFMVTVDPHLHRYNTLDEIYSIPSRVVHAAPLIADWIRKNIKTPLLIGPDSESEQWVSSVAELAGAPFQVLNKIRRGDYDVEVTLPDVERWRQHTPVLVDDIISSGRTMLETITHLQNAGMPRATCIAVHGIFAADAYQQLQTVADVITSRCIPHPSSQIEIAPAIADAVRELLQG, via the coding sequence ATGAAAACCATACTGATTAACCTGGAGTCTGATCCGCAACTGGAGGCTCAGCTCCTTGATGAACTCAAGGCTCAGAAAGGTGAGATAGAGTTACGCCGCTTCCCTGATGATGAAAGTTATCTGCGGGTTCTGACCGACTGCAAAGACCATAACGTGGTTATTTTCTGCAATCTCTACCAGCCGGATAACAAAATCCTGAGACTCCTGCTGCTCGCCGACACAGTACGACAGATGGGAGCCGTTAAAATCGGTTTGATTACCCCCTATCTGGCTTATATGCGGCAGGATAAACAGTTTCATGAAGGTGAGTGCGTCAGCTCCCGCCCATTTGCCCGACTGATATCAGCATCGCTCGATTTTATGGTCACTGTTGATCCCCATCTGCACCGTTACAACACACTGGATGAGATATACAGTATCCCTTCACGGGTGGTTCATGCCGCCCCGCTGATTGCCGACTGGATCAGAAAGAACATTAAGACTCCCCTGCTGATCGGACCGGACAGTGAAAGTGAACAGTGGGTCTCCAGCGTTGCTGAACTGGCAGGAGCACCCTTTCAGGTACTGAACAAGATCCGCCGGGGTGACTATGACGTCGAGGTCACACTGCCGGACGTGGAGCGCTGGCGTCAGCATACGCCGGTACTGGTCGATGATATCATCTCCAGTGGCCGGACCATGCTGGAAACCATCACTCACCTGCAAAATGCCGGAATGCCAAGGGCCACCTGCATCGCAGTACACGGTATTTTCGCCGCCGACGCCTATCAGCAACTGCAAACGGTTGCGGACGTCATCACCAGTCGCTGCATCCCCCACCCCAGCAGCCAGATCGAAATCGCACCCGCCATCGCGGATGCCGTCCGGGAATTACTGCAGGGATGA
- a CDS encoding thymidine phosphorylase family protein: MIFTPERATTLQARRLGIDTRQEPIIYLRADSPVCRSEGFSALSRVQVHTEHCKTIATLNIVTSEMLHRGQIGFSESAWQRLNLNTGDTVWLSHPRPVQSLSHVRAKVYGHLLGKQQFQEIINDIVDGRYADVHIAAFITACGDDKLNDAEIIALTQAMIDSGSRIDWGQPMVIDKHCVGGLPGNRTTPIVVAILAASGLTMPKTSSRAITSPAGTADTMETITEVSLTLEQMKQVVEQEGACLAWGGSVRLSPSDDILIQVERALDIDSEGQLIASVLSKKIAAGATHVLIDIPVGPTAKVRTQKAADKLASSFLKVGEQLGIKIQILYTDGSQPVGNGIGPALEAKDVLAVLQNDTDAPQDLKQRALTMAGTMLEMAGTVEPDQGIGKATTVLESGLAWEKFCAICNAQGGMKQPDEAPYLFKLMADRKGTVTQVDNRRLAQVAKLAGAPIDPTAGLEIHVKLGQQVYPHEPLLTIHAESSGELNYAVDYLESHPDIVCLSTDEESNQGEDSDENHTD; this comes from the coding sequence ATGATCTTCACCCCCGAACGCGCCACAACACTTCAGGCACGCAGGCTGGGTATTGATACCCGACAGGAACCGATAATCTATCTCAGGGCTGACAGCCCGGTATGCCGTTCAGAAGGGTTCTCAGCCCTGTCGCGGGTACAGGTACATACTGAACACTGCAAAACGATTGCAACACTCAATATCGTTACCAGCGAAATGTTACACCGGGGACAGATCGGCTTTTCCGAATCCGCCTGGCAGAGACTGAACCTGAATACCGGCGACACCGTGTGGTTATCCCATCCCCGACCGGTACAGTCGCTCTCTCACGTGCGGGCAAAGGTCTATGGCCACTTACTCGGCAAGCAGCAGTTTCAGGAGATCATCAACGATATCGTTGATGGCCGTTATGCCGATGTCCATATCGCCGCCTTCATCACGGCTTGTGGAGATGACAAACTCAATGATGCAGAGATTATCGCCCTCACCCAGGCGATGATCGATTCCGGTAGCCGCATCGACTGGGGACAACCCATGGTGATTGACAAACACTGCGTCGGAGGACTGCCGGGCAACCGGACCACACCGATTGTGGTTGCGATTCTGGCCGCCAGCGGCCTGACCATGCCGAAAACCTCATCCCGGGCGATCACCTCCCCCGCCGGAACCGCAGACACCATGGAAACAATTACCGAAGTCAGCCTGACCCTGGAGCAGATGAAACAGGTGGTGGAGCAGGAAGGCGCCTGCCTTGCCTGGGGAGGCTCGGTTCGTCTGAGCCCCTCCGATGATATCCTGATACAGGTCGAAAGGGCTCTGGATATCGACAGTGAAGGACAGCTGATTGCATCGGTTCTGTCGAAAAAAATTGCCGCGGGAGCCACCCATGTACTGATCGACATCCCGGTAGGACCCACCGCTAAAGTACGTACCCAGAAAGCCGCCGATAAGCTGGCTTCATCTTTCCTTAAGGTAGGCGAGCAACTGGGCATTAAGATTCAGATACTTTATACCGATGGTAGCCAGCCTGTTGGCAACGGTATAGGCCCTGCTCTGGAAGCCAAAGACGTTCTGGCGGTGCTGCAAAATGACACTGATGCACCACAGGATCTGAAACAAAGAGCCCTGACAATGGCGGGCACGATGCTGGAGATGGCCGGCACTGTAGAGCCTGATCAAGGCATAGGAAAAGCCACCACGGTTCTCGAAAGCGGACTGGCATGGGAAAAATTCTGCGCTATCTGCAACGCTCAGGGCGGCATGAAACAACCCGACGAAGCCCCCTATCTGTTCAAGCTGATGGCCGACAGAAAGGGAACCGTGACACAGGTTGATAACCGGCGCCTGGCTCAGGTAGCCAAACTGGCCGGTGCCCCGATAGACCCGACCGCGGGCTTAGAGATCCATGTCAAACTGGGGCAGCAGGTGTATCCCCATGAACCATTACTGACCATCCACGCGGAAAGTTCTGGAGAGCTTAATTATGCGGTCGACTATCTGGAAAGCCACCCGGACATTGTCTGCCTGAGTACGGATGAAGAGAGCAACCAGGGGGAGGACTCCGATGAAAACCATACTGATTAA
- the purU gene encoding formyltetrahydrofolate deformylase: MERRFRLILACPDRLGIVAMVSNFISSHGGSIADANQHSDSSTGWFFMRVEIVTASGSFDREQLIEQFTPIAQSFKMQWEIADSSVPKKVVLMASRESHCLADLLYRYHENELDCEIPCVISNHDDLRSMVEWHGIPYHHVPVDQNDKQPHFDRVHQLIVEHEADTVVLARYMQILPSTVCDIYRHRIINIHHSFLPSFAGAKPYHQAHERGVKLIGATCHYVTEELDAGPIIDQDVVRVSHRDQPEEMVRLGKDVEKTVLSRGLRWHLEDRVLVHGNKTVVFN; encoded by the coding sequence ATGGAACGCAGATTCAGACTGATACTGGCTTGCCCGGATCGCTTGGGTATTGTGGCGATGGTCAGTAATTTTATCTCCAGTCATGGCGGCTCTATTGCCGATGCTAATCAGCACTCTGACAGCTCTACCGGCTGGTTTTTTATGCGGGTTGAAATTGTTACGGCGTCCGGGAGCTTTGATCGTGAGCAGTTGATTGAGCAGTTCACCCCGATCGCTCAGTCATTCAAAATGCAATGGGAGATTGCCGACTCATCGGTGCCCAAAAAAGTTGTACTGATGGCCAGTCGCGAGTCCCACTGTCTTGCTGACCTTTTGTATCGCTATCATGAAAACGAGCTGGATTGTGAGATCCCATGTGTCATCTCCAACCATGACGATCTGCGCAGCATGGTCGAGTGGCACGGTATTCCATACCATCATGTGCCGGTCGACCAGAATGATAAGCAGCCACATTTTGACCGGGTGCATCAGCTGATTGTTGAGCACGAGGCTGACACCGTCGTGCTGGCCCGCTATATGCAGATTCTGCCCAGTACCGTGTGTGATATCTACCGTCATCGGATCATCAATATTCATCACAGTTTTTTGCCATCCTTTGCCGGTGCAAAACCCTACCATCAGGCCCATGAACGGGGTGTTAAACTGATCGGTGCCACCTGTCACTATGTCACCGAAGAGCTGGACGCCGGGCCTATCATTGATCAGGATGTGGTGCGTGTCAGTCATCGTGATCAGCCGGAAGAGATGGTCAGGCTGGGGAAGGATGTGGAGAAAACCGTTCTTTCACGAGGGTTACGCTGGCACCTGGAAGATCGTGTGCTGGTACACGGTAATAAAACTGTTGTATTTAACTGA
- a CDS encoding CBS domain-containing protein gives MLRSVKASDYMAEKLITFTPETDLFEAINQLLKYRITGAPVIGKSGELVGLLSEADCLKAILTLTYHEEEMGGKVGDYMSPEVYTISHDADIISVAEEFIINKRRRLPVIKNGKLIGQISRRDVLRAVEQFAQDG, from the coding sequence ATGTTGCGATCTGTTAAAGCCAGCGATTATATGGCTGAAAAGCTGATTACATTTACGCCCGAAACTGACCTGTTTGAAGCGATAAATCAGCTACTGAAATATCGGATTACCGGAGCCCCGGTTATCGGTAAGAGCGGTGAATTGGTTGGACTGCTGTCCGAAGCTGATTGTCTTAAGGCGATTCTGACGCTGACCTATCACGAAGAGGAGATGGGCGGTAAAGTTGGCGATTACATGTCACCAGAGGTCTACACTATCTCCCATGACGCCGACATCATCTCTGTGGCAGAAGAGTTTATTATCAATAAAAGACGTCGCTTGCCGGTGATAAAAAATGGTAAACTGATCGGCCAGATCAGTCGCCGTGATGTCCTGCGTGCAGTCGAGCAGTTTGCTCAGGACGGCTGA
- a CDS encoding DUF3549 family protein: MAHFETLTDFIRQTEAQFRIFDMGRCISKLSPDSFHKVELGQIPYPKPFLHQAWIAILMWNPKQADENVVWFLKLPLDEQGFLVQAARDDFLNRLLQNLTNSMGKGPLDQPADASEYRDALKDNPFSFTPDQEKMAAFHATATLTTRQPASSFYDGAKQYFHGKTDLNGWDTLGYQGIADYVIRYQQGNNEDKLAGIFTQLPDVPLEAVCTSLEHIQPGETLSESIRDRLTSSVAEDRVSANQIGALLRAISQTPENDQKIAALTQVLESRYGRDPEVIAALASRCWASLQYPQLLKLFLETLAENTAGQACFNRVMADLMFIPTLRALTLQQFRSPERSEALSQAIGGMFGDGFL; encoded by the coding sequence ATGGCACATTTCGAAACTCTGACCGATTTTATCCGGCAAACTGAAGCACAATTCCGAATCTTTGATATGGGTCGCTGCATCAGCAAGCTATCTCCAGACAGCTTTCACAAAGTAGAGCTGGGACAGATCCCCTATCCAAAGCCATTCCTGCATCAGGCCTGGATCGCCATTCTCATGTGGAATCCAAAACAAGCGGATGAAAATGTCGTCTGGTTTCTCAAACTCCCCCTGGATGAACAGGGGTTTCTGGTGCAGGCGGCGCGGGATGATTTTCTCAACCGGCTATTGCAGAATCTGACCAACAGCATGGGCAAAGGCCCGCTGGATCAACCTGCCGATGCCTCAGAATATCGCGATGCCCTGAAGGACAACCCGTTCAGCTTTACCCCGGACCAGGAAAAAATGGCGGCCTTTCACGCAACCGCCACGCTGACCACTCGTCAGCCCGCGTCTTCGTTCTATGATGGGGCAAAGCAATATTTTCATGGCAAAACCGACCTTAACGGCTGGGACACGCTCGGCTATCAGGGTATCGCGGACTATGTGATCCGCTATCAGCAAGGCAACAATGAAGACAAACTGGCCGGAATATTCACTCAGCTACCCGATGTTCCCCTGGAAGCCGTTTGTACATCTCTCGAACATATTCAGCCCGGTGAGACCCTAAGCGAATCGATACGGGACCGTCTGACAAGCAGCGTCGCCGAAGACCGGGTATCTGCCAATCAGATCGGTGCGCTGCTGCGGGCCATATCCCAGACCCCGGAAAACGACCAGAAGATAGCCGCCCTGACTCAGGTACTGGAAAGTCGTTACGGTCGCGACCCCGAGGTCATAGCGGCTCTCGCCAGCCGCTGCTGGGCCAGCCTGCAATATCCGCAGCTGCTGAAACTGTTTCTGGAGACCCTGGCCGAAAACACTGCCGGACAAGCATGCTTTAACCGGGTGATGGCCGACCTGATGTTTATTCCGACCTTGCGGGCACTGACACTGCAGCAGTTCCGTTCACCGGAGCGCAGCGAAGCTCTGAGCCAGGCCATTGGCGGGATGTTTGGCGATGGGTTCTTATAA
- a CDS encoding DUF1538 domain-containing protein, whose product MAGSVRDLLPIVLVIAFFQLMVLQQPVPDLVGLLTGLLCVVAGLTFFIYGLEMGLFPIGQVLAHAFARKGSLFWLLLFAFSLGFGTTVAEPALIAVAAEAATVAAEGGMIEATDSAKSSYASGLRYTVAFSVGLAIVVGVIRILKGWPIHYMIAVGYVMVIIMTGFAPREIIGIAYDSGGVTTSTITVPLVTALGVGLASSIEGRNPMVDGFGLIAFASLTPMIFVMAYGMVI is encoded by the coding sequence ATGGCCGGGAGTGTAAGAGATCTCCTGCCGATAGTGCTGGTGATTGCTTTCTTTCAGCTGATGGTGCTGCAGCAACCCGTCCCCGATCTGGTTGGCTTACTAACGGGTCTGCTGTGTGTGGTTGCGGGTCTGACTTTTTTTATCTACGGACTGGAAATGGGGCTGTTTCCCATTGGCCAGGTATTAGCTCACGCATTTGCCCGTAAAGGCAGTCTCTTCTGGTTGTTATTATTTGCTTTCTCTCTGGGGTTTGGCACAACGGTGGCCGAACCTGCTCTGATCGCGGTGGCCGCTGAAGCCGCGACCGTGGCGGCAGAGGGGGGGATGATTGAGGCGACTGATTCAGCAAAATCCAGCTACGCATCCGGGCTCCGGTATACCGTGGCATTTTCTGTGGGACTCGCCATTGTAGTGGGGGTTATCCGTATTCTGAAGGGGTGGCCGATCCACTATATGATCGCCGTGGGCTATGTGATGGTGATCATCATGACCGGCTTTGCCCCCCGTGAAATTATTGGTATTGCTTACGATTCGGGCGGTGTGACGACCTCCACCATTACCGTTCCGCTGGTGACCGCGTTGGGGGTCGGGCTGGCATCCTCCATTGAGGGGCGCAATCCGATGGTTGATGGCTTCGGTCTGATTGCTTTTGCTTCCCTGACGCCGATGATCTTTGTGATGGCATACGGAATGGTGATCTGA
- a CDS encoding DUF1538 domain-containing protein has translation METLIQLFTILLSTIKDVMPIIVIIFGFQLLVIRRPIPHLKRVLIGFVYVIVGLALFLLGLDKALFPIGELMAQQLTDPDFIRGSVATADETLHWSDYYWVYIFAFAIGASTTIAEPSLIAVAIKANEVSGGAIGVWGLRLAVALGVAVGISLGTWRIVTGYPIHWFIISGYIFVVIQTFFAPKLIVPLAYDSGGVTTSTVTVPLVAALGLGLASTVPGRSALIDGFGLIAFASLFPMITVMGYAQITEMVAARDRRKREEMVNKE, from the coding sequence ATGGAGACCCTGATCCAGCTATTTACTATTTTGTTGTCAACGATCAAAGATGTGATGCCGATTATCGTTATTATCTTTGGTTTTCAGTTACTGGTTATTCGTCGACCGATTCCTCACCTTAAGCGGGTCTTGATTGGTTTTGTTTATGTGATTGTGGGTCTGGCGCTGTTTCTCTTAGGGCTGGATAAAGCGCTGTTTCCAATCGGCGAGTTGATGGCGCAGCAACTGACCGATCCTGACTTTATTCGTGGCAGTGTCGCCACGGCAGATGAGACGCTGCACTGGTCTGATTATTACTGGGTGTATATATTTGCATTTGCGATAGGGGCCAGTACGACGATTGCCGAGCCTTCATTGATCGCTGTTGCGATCAAGGCGAATGAAGTGTCCGGTGGTGCCATCGGTGTATGGGGCTTACGTCTGGCGGTGGCGCTGGGGGTTGCGGTGGGTATTAGTCTGGGAACCTGGCGGATTGTCACCGGTTATCCGATACACTGGTTCATCATTTCCGGTTATATCTTTGTCGTGATTCAGACTTTTTTTGCGCCTAAACTGATTGTACCGCTAGCCTACGATTCCGGCGGTGTCACCACCTCAACGGTGACTGTGCCGCTGGTGGCTGCGTTGGGACTGGGGCTTGCCAGTACGGTGCCCGGACGCAGTGCATTGATTGATGGTTTTGGTTTGATAGCGTTTGCCAGCCTGTTTCCGATGATAACGGTAATGGGATATGCGCAGATTACTGAGATGGTTGCCGCTCGCGACAGACGCAAGCGCGAAGAAATGGTAAATAAGGAATAG
- a CDS encoding P-II family nitrogen regulator produces MHFKLLVVFVEDSKTDDVMKAAREAGATGATVINNARGEGLTRTKTFLGLSLETQRDVVLFIVEEHLSRKILETISEVADFDDMPGRGIAIQLDVEDAVGVAHQIQTLANVVEDEV; encoded by the coding sequence ATGCACTTCAAGCTGTTAGTAGTGTTTGTTGAAGATTCCAAAACCGACGACGTGATGAAGGCTGCCCGTGAAGCGGGGGCTACCGGCGCAACGGTCATCAACAATGCCCGCGGTGAAGGGCTGACCAGGACCAAGACGTTTCTGGGCCTTTCTTTGGAAACCCAGCGGGATGTGGTGTTGTTCATTGTGGAAGAACATCTGAGCCGGAAAATTCTGGAAACGATTTCGGAGGTAGCTGATTTTGACGATATGCCCGGGCGGGGGATCGCCATTCAGTTAGATGTTGAAGATGCTGTGGGGGTTGCCCACCAGATTCAAACCCTGGCAAACGTAGTCGAGGATGAGGTATGA
- a CDS encoding CBS domain-containing protein, which produces MSKRKVIRVEDVMAKDFAMVDGLITIKEAIKLYKHENVSALLVNKRHDDDEYGILLLSDIAKKVLAQDRPPERVNVYEVMTKPVICVDPQMDVRYCARLFDNFGLAMAPVLNNGEVMGIVGYNQIVLDGLLTE; this is translated from the coding sequence ATGAGCAAGCGCAAAGTAATCCGGGTAGAGGATGTGATGGCAAAAGATTTTGCCATGGTGGATGGTCTGATCACGATCAAAGAAGCGATTAAGCTCTATAAGCATGAGAATGTCTCAGCGTTGCTGGTAAATAAGCGCCACGATGATGATGAATACGGCATTCTGCTGCTCTCTGATATCGCCAAGAAGGTGCTGGCCCAGGATCGTCCTCCCGAGCGGGTGAATGTCTATGAGGTGATGACCAAGCCGGTGATCTGTGTCGATCCGCAGATGGATGTACGTTACTGTGCCCGGCTGTTTGATAATTTTGGTCTGGCGATGGCGCCGGTGTTAAATAATGGCGAAGTGATGGGTATTGTGGGGTATAACCAGATTGTACTCGATGGCTTACTGACTGAGTGA
- a CDS encoding YqcC family protein, translated as MGPHAELSQLLLKIEAEMRAWSLWAATPPADSALQSLQPFCIDTLDFWQWVQWIMVPRFRQMIEQRQPLPQGSNIAPMAEEALCGSYVKSNKLAEYFNALDLLLTLRH; from the coding sequence ATGGGACCACATGCAGAGCTGAGTCAGCTGTTATTAAAGATAGAAGCGGAGATGCGGGCCTGGTCACTCTGGGCCGCGACTCCACCAGCGGACTCTGCGCTGCAGAGCCTCCAGCCGTTCTGCATTGATACCCTGGATTTCTGGCAGTGGGTTCAGTGGATCATGGTGCCGCGCTTCAGGCAGATGATTGAGCAGCGGCAGCCGTTACCCCAAGGCAGCAACATAGCACCGATGGCTGAGGAAGCCCTCTGCGGCAGCTACGTAAAAAGCAATAAGCTGGCAGAATACTTCAACGCCCTCGACCTGCTTCTGACTCTGCGCCACTAA